The Lycium barbarum isolate Lr01 chromosome 10, ASM1917538v2, whole genome shotgun sequence genome includes a region encoding these proteins:
- the LOC132614672 gene encoding uncharacterized protein LOC132614672 yields the protein MDTQSSLKPTTALDGVHGVTVVPHSPFALEEIKQHGDFHQPSHASFPVGRRQHLIVQRVWQQRPGCLRPIRCSCHGDRTIAETIANVITSLPFIALGLQAPRKNIHCKLYANSLIGVGIVSSLYHASRGKVRRYMRWADYSMIATATVFLSRALRNENPKLLMAASAVLLPIQPLMVSAVHTGMMEVAFAKRALQDPDLRISHNVHKMSSLLGGALFIADDVFPETPFLHAGWHLAAAVGVSTCNKLLE from the exons ATGGATACCCAGAGTTCACTGAAGCCTACGACAGCCTTGGACGGTGTGCATGGAGTGACAGTGGTGCCTCATTCACCATTTGCACTGGAAGAGATAAAACAACATGGGGACTTTCATCAACCGAGCCATGCTAGTTTTCCTGTCGGAAGAAGACAACACCTAATAGTGCA GAGAGTTTGGCAGCAAAGGCCTGGTTGCCTCAGGCCCATCCGCTGTAGTTGCCATG GTGATAGAACCATTGCTGAAACTATTGCTAATGTGATCACTTCTCTTCCTTTTATTGCTCTTGGACTTCAGGCTCCGAG GAAGAATATTCATTGCAAACTTTATGCCAATTCATTGATTGGAGTTGGAATTGTCTCCAGTTTGTACCATGCTTCGAGAGGCAAAGTAAGACGGTATATGAGATGGGCTGACTACTCAATGATAGCAACAGCCACAGTG TTTCTATCAAGGGCACTTAGAAATGAGAATCCAAAATTGCTGATGGCAGCATCTGCAGTTCTCCTACCAATCCAGCCTCTGATGGTTTCTGCTGTACACACTGGAATGATGGAG GTCGCGTTTGCCAAAAGAGCATTGCAAGATCCAGATCTGAGGATTAGCCACAATGTGCATAAAATGTCATCATTGCTAGGTGGTGCGCTCTTCATTGCTGATGATGTCTTTCCCGAAACGCCTTTCTTGCATGCTGGTTGGCAtcttgctgctgctgttggggTCAGCACTTGCAATAAGCTTCTTGAGTAG